From the Terriglobia bacterium genome, the window AAGGCGCGGCTGGAGCGCCTGGCCCGCGACTTGGAGCTGGACCAGGAGAACCGCCTGCTGCGCGAGCAACTGCGGACACGCCCGGGTTTCGGCGGGCTGATCGGCCTGACCCCCAAGATGCAGCGGGTCTTCAAGATGATCGAGCGGGTGAGCCAGCACGAATATCCGGTGCTGATTCTGGGGGAGAGCGGCACGGGCAAGGAGCTGGTGGCGCGCTCCATCCACTTCTCCGGGCCGCGCAAGGACAAGCCTTTCGTGCCCGTGGACTGTTCCTCGCTGGTGCCCACGCTCATCGAGTCGGAGCTGTTCGGCTACGTCAAGGGCGCGTTCACCGGGGCATTCAACGCCAAGCAGGGGCTGCTGGAAGCCGCGAACACCGGCACGCTGTTTCTCGACGAGATCGGGGACATGCCCGTGGACATGCAGGCCAAACTGCTGCGCGCGCTGCAGGAGCGCGAGGTCAAGCCGGTGGGCTCGACGGAGCGCCGCTCCATCAACGTGCGCGTGATCGCCGCCACCAACCGCGACCTGGAGCAAGCCATCCGCAACGGGCAGTTCCGCCAGGACCTCTATTTCCGGCTCAACGTGGTGCAGCTGAAGCTGCCGCCGCTGCGCGAGCGCAAGAGCGACATCCCCATCCTGGTGACCAGTTTCCTGGAAAAATTCTGCGATCCGCAGCAGGCTCCGCGGACCATCTCCAACGACGCCCTGCAGCGGCTGATGGCCTACGACTGGCCGGGCAATGTGCGCGAGCTGGAAAACGCCATCGAGCGCGCGGTGGCTTTGGGTTCGGGACCGATCGTGCACGTCGCCGACCTGCCTTCCAATCTCATCTACCCCACGGGGGACCGCGCCCCGGAGAGGGAAGAGCTGCTGCCGCTGGAGGAGCTGGAGCGCCGGGCGATCCTGCGCACGCTGCGGCAGACGGGTGGCGACAAGCTGGCCACGGCGCGGCTGCTGGGCATCGGCAAGACCACGCTATATCGTAAACTCAAGCAGTACCACGTGGATCATTCCCCTCAGTAGCATCACTCCTTCCGCCGCACCCGGCCCCTTCGCACAGAAGATTTCCCGGTCATTCCGGGTGCTGAATTTGTCAGCTCCGCCATTGGCGCCCAGGCCCACTCTGGGAATTCCACCCTCCCGGAAGTATCACCTCGAAACTCAGCGCTGAGGCTGTTCGAATCAGAGTCCGCTAACCCTAAATAATTTCAGGTAGTTAGACTTTGATGCGATGGCGACGCCTGTGCATATGCAGTTCTGGGAAGAAAAAGCGCGCAGCCCTGTACCCGAGAGACCTGCGCCCAGGAGAACTGGCAATAGCCGGGCGGATCTGGGCGCAGCGGTGCGGTACCGCCGGAGACTTAATGACCCTGTGGGGAAAACAAAAAGAGCCAGCGCGGTTCGGTTCCAGTGTGGCGCAGGCGGCCGCGGCAGGAACTGCGCGGGAAGAGTTGCTGCAAATCGCCCTGCGCGTTCTGCGGGAACGCACCCACGCGGACCGTATCGGAGTGTGGCTCAGCGAAGCGCAGGGTGAGGCGGTGTTCCGGGGCAGCGTGTGGGATGCCAGCCAAGCGGACACCCCGGCGGCCTGGAACCGTCTTTCGCCGGAGATCTCCCCGCTGCGCAAATTTGCCGTGCGGGGAGAGAGTGTGGAGCAAGTGCTGGACGGCTCCCCGGAGATGCCCGTCATCGGCCCGCTGGTGGGAATGCAGCGCGCGTTATGGGTGCGGGTGCAAGCGCAGGGATGCTGGCAGGGGATGATCCTGGTGGCTTCGCGGCGGCGTCAGGCGGATTTCCCGCGCGCGGCGGTGGAATCCCTGGCGGCGGAACTGGCCCTGGCGCTGGCCCTGGAAGCAAGCCAGGAGCAGTCCGGCGCGCGGCATGCCGACCTCACCTTCGCCCGGCGCATACTGACCGCGGCGGAGAGCGGCAGCGATACCGACACGCTGCTGCGGGAGCTCGCACAGGAGGGGCCCAAAGACGCAGGTGTCGGCTTCCTCGCGGTGGCCCGGCTGTCGGAGGAAGACGCGGGGGTGCTGGATTTCGCGTGGAAGAGCGGCGATTTGCAGTGGACCGCGCAACTGTCGGATGAGCCGCTGCAGAGCCTGTGGCGGCGCGCGCTGGAGACCGGGCGTGCGGTGGGCAGCGAGCCCGTGGAGGCCTTGCCGGAAGGGAACTACGCACGGTGGGTGGCGCTGCCCCTGGCGCGCGGCGGCCGGCCATTGGGCGTGCTGGTGGCCGGGCTGCGCCGCGGCCGCTCTTCGCTGGCGTCGCTGGAATGGCTGGAGCTGCACGCCGCTCTGGCCGCCGATCTGCTCGCGCGCCTCCGGCGGCGCGAGGAAGAGCGGGCCCGCGAAGCCGCGGTGCGCAGCCGTGTGGAAATGGCCGGCGAACCTCTGCTGCTGCTGAATGCCGGGGGCCAGATTGTTGCGCTGAGCGCGGGCGCCCGGCGGCTGCTCGGCGAGCCCGCCGTGCAGGCGGGCGCTTCTTTCGCGGACCTCTTCCGCGCGCGTCCGGCACCAGAACCGGCGCAAGAGGTCGCCGCGTGGATTCACGCGGCGCTGGGAAGCGCGGCGGGCAGCCTGCCACCGCTCGAGGGAGAATTGCTTTCGGGCGCGCGTGTGCGCGCGCGGACCCTATTCCCGCTGCCCGAGGACCTCCTGGCCGTCGCGCTGGAGCGCCCGGCGGCCGAGACCGGGGCGCCTTCGGGAAGCCTCGCAGAAGACCAGCTGCTCACCCTGCTGGAGTGGGTCGAGCAGGGCGTCGTGCTCTACGACGCGGAGCAGCACATCCGGGCCATGAACAGCCGCTTCGCGCAGATCGCCGGGCTCGAGCTTGCGCCGGGCGGGCGGCCGCAGACGCTGGAGGCCCTCATCGAGCAGGTCAGTCCGCTGGCGGCCGAGCCGGAAACGCTGGCACGCCGCTGGCGCGAACTCGCGCGCATGCAGGAGGGCGGCGTGCGCGAGGAGCTGCAACTGGCGCGGCCGGTGCCGCGGATCCTGGAGCGCGCAGCGCGGCCGGTGCTGGACGCCTCCGGGCAATGCGTGGGCTGGCTGGAGATCTACCGCGAACTGACGGCGCAGCGCATCTTTCAGTCGCGGCTGCTGCAAGCGGAAAAGCTGGCGGCGCTGGGGCAAATGGTCGGCGAGGTGGCCCACGAACTGAGCAATCCGCTCACCAGCATCCTCGGCTACGCGCAGCGCCTGCTGCTGCGCCGCGACGCCCCGCAGGGCGAGGAGGTCCAGAAGATCTACCAGGAAGCCGAGCGCGCCGGGCGCATCCTGCGCCAGCTGCTGCAGAGCAGCCGGGAGGTCCGTCCGGAGCGCAAGCGCGTTTCGCTGAACGCCATCGTCCTGCGCGCGCTGGAGCTGCAGCGCCTGGGCATGCCCGCGGGGCAGATTCGCGTGGAGACGGAGCTGGATCCGGCCGCGCCGCAGCTGATCGGCGATCCCGACCAGTTGCAGCAGGTGGTGATGAATCTGGTGGCCAATGCCCAGCAGGCCATCGAGCACAGCCGCGGCCGCGGCGTCATCCGCGTCACCACGCGGCGCACCCGCGAGCGCAGAGTGCGCCTGGAGGTGGCCGACGACGGCCCGGGCATCCCGGCGGCGCTGCTCGCGCGCATCTTCGATCCCTTTTTTACCACCAAGCCGCCCGGGCTGGGCACCGGGCTGGGGCTGGCCATCGTGCTGAGCGTCGTGCGCGAGCACGGCGGGCAGGTGCACGTGACCAACCGGGCGGGCGGCGGCGCGCTGTTTTCCGTGGACCTGCCGCTGGCCGAACAGGAAGCGGCGGGCGGGCGGGTACCGGCAATGCGCAAGGCGCCCGGGGCGCCGCCGTCCGAGCGGCAGATCGCCGCCGGGCCGCCGGAAGCACCCGCCGGTACGCGTGTGCTCATCGTGGAGGACGAACCCACGGTCGCGAACCTGCTCGCGGAGGTTCTCCGGGACGAAGGCATGACCGTCGAGGCGCTGCTCGACGGGCGCGAGGCGCTGGCGCGCGCCGCGCAGCGCCGCTACGACCTGGTGATCTGCGATCTGAAGATGCCGGGGCTCGGCGGGCAGCAGTTCTACGAGGCGCTGGCCAGCGCGGGAAGCCCGCTGCGCGACCGGGTAATTTTTGTGACCGGAGACCCGCTCTCCACGAAGACGCTGGAATTCTTCGAACACCACCGCCTGCCGTACGTTCCCAAGCCGTTTCGCGTGGAGGAACTGCTGCAGACGGTTCGCGGCGTGCTCCAACAACGCGCCGCGGTCATCTCCAAACAGGCAACAGCGAGGCACTCATCATGAGGACGCAGCACGATTCGATTCTGATCCTGAGCCGGGACGCGGACTTTGCGGCCGCCTGCCGGAGCGCTCTCGAATCCGGAGCAGGCGGCCTGCAAGTGGAATTTGCCACCGGGTTTGAGCACGCGCGGCTGCTGGCCGAGCGGACCAACCCCTGGCTCGTGGTTCTCGACGAACCCGCGCTTGCGCCGGTTGTCCCGGAGGAGACGGAGGGACAGCCGTCTCTGGATTTGGCGGTGACGCTTTTCGCCGACATGACGCCGGTGGTCGTCCTCGGAGCGCCCGAGCACCAGGGGGAGATTGCGGCGCTGGTCGCCGCCGGAGCCGCGGAGTTCGTCGCCCGTTCCGGCGACTTCTTGCGCAGCACACTGGCGCTCATCGAGCGGCGGCTGCAGCAGCGGGAGCAGGAGGCTTCCGGGGCCTCGTTTCCTCTCGCGCGCGAGCGGGCGGAGAGACTCGAGGCAGATTTCGGGGAAATGCTGCGCCATGAACTGAATAACCCGCTCACCGGAATCCTTGGCAATGCCGAACTGCTCCTCGCGGAAGTGCGCCGGCGCCGGGACGGCCGGCTGCCGCAGGGCGCGCAGCAGCGCCTGGAAACCATCACGGACCTGGCCGTGCGGCTGCGCGAGACGGTGCGCCGTCTGAGCCAGCAAGTCGACGAGCGGCAGACGCGGACGACGGTGTAAGGCGCGGTTTCCTGGGAGGTTTGTATGCAGCGTATAAAACAGGTCCTGGTTTGTTTTTTGGCGTTCGCCGTTGCCGCACAGGGACAGGGAAATACGTTCGACAAGGTGCGGTACAACGGGGGGTCGGTAGACTCAAAAGTGAACCCGAAAGATTGGGACAACCACCTGACAATCACCTCGGACACGATTACCCTGGCTCTGAAGGACGGTAGAAAAGTTGATATTGCCGCGAAGTCGGTGACCTCGCTCAGCTACGGACAGGAAGCGCACCGCCGCGTGGGAACGATGATCGCCTTGGCTGTGCTCGTTGCTCCCGTCGCTCTCTTCGGCCTCTTTCACAAAACGCGGCTGCACTACATAGGGATTCAGTACGCAACTCCAGATGGGAAGACAGGGGGCATTCTGTT encodes:
- a CDS encoding response regulator; the encoded protein is MTLWGKQKEPARFGSSVAQAAAAGTAREELLQIALRVLRERTHADRIGVWLSEAQGEAVFRGSVWDASQADTPAAWNRLSPEISPLRKFAVRGESVEQVLDGSPEMPVIGPLVGMQRALWVRVQAQGCWQGMILVASRRRQADFPRAAVESLAAELALALALEASQEQSGARHADLTFARRILTAAESGSDTDTLLRELAQEGPKDAGVGFLAVARLSEEDAGVLDFAWKSGDLQWTAQLSDEPLQSLWRRALETGRAVGSEPVEALPEGNYARWVALPLARGGRPLGVLVAGLRRGRSSLASLEWLELHAALAADLLARLRRREEERAREAAVRSRVEMAGEPLLLLNAGGQIVALSAGARRLLGEPAVQAGASFADLFRARPAPEPAQEVAAWIHAALGSAAGSLPPLEGELLSGARVRARTLFPLPEDLLAVALERPAAETGAPSGSLAEDQLLTLLEWVEQGVVLYDAEQHIRAMNSRFAQIAGLELAPGGRPQTLEALIEQVSPLAAEPETLARRWRELARMQEGGVREELQLARPVPRILERAARPVLDASGQCVGWLEIYRELTAQRIFQSRLLQAEKLAALGQMVGEVAHELSNPLTSILGYAQRLLLRRDAPQGEEVQKIYQEAERAGRILRQLLQSSREVRPERKRVSLNAIVLRALELQRLGMPAGQIRVETELDPAAPQLIGDPDQLQQVVMNLVANAQQAIEHSRGRGVIRVTTRRTRERRVRLEVADDGPGIPAALLARIFDPFFTTKPPGLGTGLGLAIVLSVVREHGGQVHVTNRAGGGALFSVDLPLAEQEAAGGRVPAMRKAPGAPPSERQIAAGPPEAPAGTRVLIVEDEPTVANLLAEVLRDEGMTVEALLDGREALARAAQRRYDLVICDLKMPGLGGQQFYEALASAGSPLRDRVIFVTGDPLSTKTLEFFEHHRLPYVPKPFRVEELLQTVRGVLQQRAAVISKQATARHSS
- a CDS encoding sigma-54 dependent transcriptional regulator, encoding MNEEILSRCAAPMTVLVVDDEQSTRELCATVSAECGMKVQAVGSAEEALEVLEQFPVDILLTDLKLPNTSGLDLLKRVRGLYPHTAVLVLTQYGSIESAVEATRLGAVDYVTKPFHVEELKARLERLARDLELDQENRLLREQLRTRPGFGGLIGLTPKMQRVFKMIERVSQHEYPVLILGESGTGKELVARSIHFSGPRKDKPFVPVDCSSLVPTLIESELFGYVKGAFTGAFNAKQGLLEAANTGTLFLDEIGDMPVDMQAKLLRALQEREVKPVGSTERRSINVRVIAATNRDLEQAIRNGQFRQDLYFRLNVVQLKLPPLRERKSDIPILVTSFLEKFCDPQQAPRTISNDALQRLMAYDWPGNVRELENAIERAVALGSGPIVHVADLPSNLIYPTGDRAPEREELLPLEELERRAILRTLRQTGGDKLATARLLGIGKTTLYRKLKQYHVDHSPQ